A region from the Vicia villosa cultivar HV-30 ecotype Madison, WI linkage group LG3, Vvil1.0, whole genome shotgun sequence genome encodes:
- the LOC131661647 gene encoding methionine aminopeptidase 1A-like gives MELKLPPEGSAFCSQECFKSSWSSHKSVRLKAKLSSGGTQNSNSLGEGWLYCVKRGQGQTPKLPYYDWTGKATHLVTIAIFSWFCSLKLMKTSFISWLMLQLQS, from the exons ATGGAATTGAAGCTTCCTCCTGAAGGTTCTGCATTCTG CTCCCAAGAATGTTTTAAATCTTCATGGAGTTCGCACAAATCAGTGCGTCTGAAGGCAAAGCTATCTTCAGGTGGTACACAGAATTCGAACTCACTTGGTGAAGGATGGCTATATTGCGTGAAGAGAGGGCAGGGTCAAACTCCAAAGCTTCCTTACTATGACTGGACTGG AAAAGCAACACACCTCGTCACAATAGCAATCTTCTCCTGGTTCTGCAGCTTGAAATTGATGAAGACTTCTTTTATTTCTTGGCTGATGTTGCAATTACAGAG TTGA